In Isosphaera pallida ATCC 43644, the sequence GGATTTGGAACGATGTGCGGGCGGGCGGGGGTGATCCGCTCGGAGACTGGTCCCAATGACGCGGAAGCTTCGCAATGTGGCGGCCGCCTTGGCCGCGGGTTTTGTGATGGTGATCGGCGCGGGAGCCGCCACCCTCGAAGAGGTGCCTTCGATCAAGGAGATCATGGGCAAGCTCAACAAAGGCCCCGATTCCCTTGTTCAGTCGCTCAAGAAGGACTTGGAAGTCGATCCGATCGATTGGAACGTGGTGCAGGACAAGACCGACGAGATCGCCAAGTACGCCGGCTACATGCCCAAGAACGAGCCGCCTCAAGGCGACAAGGAATCCTGGGCTGCCATCACCAAGAAGTATGCCGGGACCGCCAAGAAACTCGCCAAGGCGGCCAAGGAGAAGGATCTCGAAGCCGTCACCAAGGCTCACGGGACCATGTTGAAGGCGTGTGCCAAGTGCCACATGGAGTTCAAACCCTAACCCGGTTTGGATCGCCATGATCCTCACGGATCGTCATCCGTTGTGATATCGATCAACGCCCGACTCCTTCCCTGTTCAGCCGGCGGAAGCGAGTCGGGCGTGTCGCTGTGCCAGAGGAGGTCAGCGTGTGGAAGAGACCTTCTCCCATCTTCAACTTACCAGAACTGGAAGAGAGAGATCGAACGCAACCCGTCCGCCCATGCGGGAATGTCCGACGGTTCGCCGGGCGGGGATCGGAGCTGGAACCGGTTCGTCCCAAAGTAGGGTCTCCAAGCGATTCCATTGGGAGGTGGTCTCGGCGGCCACCTCCTCGTTGAGTTTGATTAGACGGTCCTTGAGGCGGTGACGCGCCACGTGCAACCGCCGCTTAACCGTCCCCACCGGAACGTCAAGGTTCTCCGCGATTGCGTTGAGTGACATCTCCCGCAAGTAAAACAGTTCGAGGATCTGGCGATCCAAGGGCTTAAGGTCTTCAAGAGTTTCCCGCAGCCGATCAATTCGCTCTCCACGAATCAGATCGGCCAGAGGATCGGTGGTCACCGCTTCACCCATCACCTCCAGCGCGTCCGCCTCCAGTTGGGGACCCAATCCCCGCCGCCCAGCGCGGTTGAGTGCCATGCGGACGGTCAGCTGCTTGAGCCATCCGGCGAACCGTTCGGGGTCGCGCAGCTGGTGAATCCGCCGAACCACTTGGAGGAACACGTCCTGGGCCAATTCGTCGGCTTCGGACGGGTCACGCAGCTTCTTCAAGCAGAGGGCGTGGACCGTTTTCTCGAACTTGAGGATCAACACATTGAGCGCGTCGCGGTCGCCGGCCTGGGCACGCACGACCAGCGCGGCGATTTCTTCCCAAGGAGACGGGGACTCCGCTGTTCCCAAAGCCTCCACCGACGGCATTGGCGTTGCCAACACAGATGCGTTCCTTCGTTCCCTTCAATTCGTCTCGATCCGTCGCCGACCGCCGGGAAAGGGGCCAGTAAGTCGCAGACTAGGATCCCGTTGGGGTTCGACTCGCAACAAGGCGTTGGTTTAGAGCCAAAACCCTCAGACCCACCAATCAACGGATCGAACGTCAATGGATCCCGCCCGCTGTCGCTGAAACGTGAACCGCGGCGATCGCCCGCGCCCTACCTGGCATCAGGTTCGGGTGGGGGGACCGTCCAGAGCCAGTGAAGCCGGACGGATGAAACGACGTTTCCCTTCTCGACAGCGAGGGATAAACCGTCTCCATGCGACCGGTCCACGCGAGGACGACTCCCCGGCGACCGACACGACCACGACTCGAAACAAGCCGGGCCCTAGAATGTTGCGTGAGTTGACGTGAGCCGATCCGGCACCAGCCGCCTATCAAAACGGAATACGACCACTGATTGACTCGTCCTCATCCAACCAGGGATGGGGCAAGAATCACAAACCGTCTTCCGTCAAACTTGGTCCTAATCCGGCAGCACTGCAAGACCGAGGTATGGTTGACCTTGAATCAGTCGAAATACCATCCCGCGGCTTCTCTGCGAAAACGGTCGGACCAATGCGGTGTGCTCGGAACGTTCGATTCGAGACTCAGTCGTGGGGACCGATCGCTGTCGAAGGATCTCCACCGGAACCGCCATGACTTCGCAAACCGAATCTTGCGTGAAGAGGTTTGAGAATCATGGCACTTCGATAAATGGTGGAGTCCCTTGTCGCGGATTGCCACGGTCGCGGTTCCGATGGTATGGGTTCCAACCGGGAATAAGATGAAGCGCCGGAGGAACTGATCGGAGCATGCGCCGGGTGGCGTTGCTGATTGCGACAGCGATCTTCTCGATACGAACTGCTGGTCACGCGGAGGGAGATGGGGGCCAGGGCGACCATGTTTCCGAACGCCGCAGGGGCGACTAGCCGCGCGAACGTGCCGAGGTTCAGCCGAGCGACGATGGCCGACGGAATCCGGTTGAGGCAGTGAAACATGGTGAGACCCTCACATCCGCCACCCACGGGCGGGATCAAAGTGTGAGGCGACGTCTTCGGGCCGTCGGAACCGACGCTTGGATGCCAAGCACGCTGCCCTCTCATTCGCAACTTGGGTTGAACGCCGAACCCAACAGCGAGTCGATCGACAGCAATGCACAGACATTCAAGCAGCGAATGGTCCACGACGGTGAATGAACCGGATCCTCTCTCAGAGGTTAGGGTAGAGAATTCCGGCTGTCGCGTGGGGGATCAACCCCCGGGGATTGGAAGGAAAAATCCGGTTGGAGGGAACGAAGAAAGACCAATAGCGGGGAGGGTGCACCGCGAACCGGGCAACCTTCCCTCAACGACACCCACTTGGATGCGCGCCGCGTCGAAAAGGTTCACTCGGTTCCTGGATTTTTTTCCAAGTCTCCACCAATCGAGTCAACCTAACGAGCTGGTGCGACATCACCAGATGTGACGCCAAGGGTTGTGTCGGTTTTTCGCCGATTCGAAGGGCGGGTTGGACCTATTTTGTGGGAACGGACGGTGAATGGCTTTGGGGTGGATTGAGTTGGTCAACCCCGTCCACCTCGGAGGTTGGCGGCTGCACCGCGCGAGTTGCCGATGACGGAACGGTTTCCGGGCGCTCCCAAGCCCGCCCCCACGCCAGGCCTGGCTCCGTCCATGATGCGGGGTCTAATCACGCCTCCGCCCGCTGCTGGAGGACGGAAGTTCGCACCCGTCGCGGGACGGTTGACGCCGACCGGTGGTCCAGTGGGACGCATGATGGGGGCTGGTCTTGGGCTGGCGGCCGCATTCGGCCGGTTCAGCGCGGGTGGGGTGAAAACGGGCCGATTTGCCGTCGCGGGGGACGCGGGACGGTTGGGGATCATCGCTGAAGGGCGTCCACTGAGACCGCTGGGGCTTCCGCCCCCTTGGATGACCGTGGTTCGCCCCGAGTTGGTTGGGTTGGAGCGATTCAACGCCGGTGGAAGAGGAGTGGGACGGTTTGGGGGAGCGGAAGCTCTTCCCACGCTGGGACCGGTGATGATCGTGGTTCGCCCTGAGTTGGTTGGGTTGGAACGATTAGGCGCTGGTGGAAGCGGAGTGGGACGGGACGGTGGAACCTGGTTCGCTTGACGATTGGCTTCACCTGCTAGCGCGTTCACCCGGGGAGGACGCGGCTGCGTGATCGCGGGGGTGGGCCGATTCAAAGGGGGAGCGGGGCGGTTTTCAGACGGAGCAAGATTGGGCTGGGAAGCTCTTGAACCACCCGAGGGGCCGTCCACGATCGTGGGGCGGTTCGGCGGCGTTGGTCGCGGGCCGAGTCCGCTTGACGGACTTTGGCTCGGAACCCGAGGTCGGTTGTCGAGCCGCGGCGTGGTCAACGGACGTGACTCAATCACGGTCGGACGAGGGTTGGCAACCGCTGGCTGGGTGGTCGCAGCGTTGTTGGGACGATTCAGAGGCGGTGGAGTCGAGATGGGGGATTGGCCTCGAACCACTCGCCTCGCTGGAGGTGTGGACGTGGTTGGCGGGTTGGCGCGGTTGGGATTCGAGGGCGGCGAATCGGCCGCCGTGGAGGTCGCCGAGCGGGGCGGATTGGGGTTGGTACGGTTGGTGAGGGCTGGGAGACGATCGCCCACTGGAACCCGGGGACGATTTCCCAAACTAGGAGCCGGACCAGGGACAACTGGACGACGGTTAGTGAGGGGGGGGTTGGGTCGGTTGGCGTTGGTGTTGGTGTTGGTGTTGCTGTTAGCGGCTGTGGGACGGTTGGTGGGCGTCGCTGGAGATGAGCGCTCCGTGGCGACGGCGCGGTTGGAGGCGAGTTCGCGCCACGAACGTGGTCCGCGTCGATCGGAGTCGGCGATGGCCCCGACGGTGCGGCGACCCAGTTGATTCGTTGCGGGGAGGGCGTCGTTGTTGCTGGAGCGGTTGCCTGCTTGATCGACCGCGGTAGGGGAGTTGGGATCAACGCTGGAGAGACGGGGAGTGGTTGTGTTCAGAGGGAGCTGAGGTCGTGTCCGAGCGCTGATTGGGGAGGCAGGACGTTCTACGCGGCGAGGGGCCAAACCACGCAGGGCCGCGCCGCGAAGAGGACTGGTTTCTTGATTGCCCCGAACGGAGACGCCCTCGTTGTTGAGGTTGAGATCCGCCAGAGGGTTGCGGCCAAAGCCGCCTGCCACGGTTTCGATCCGTTCGCGTTGAGTGGCAAACTCGCGGAGTTGGGCAGCTCGCTCGCGGAGCGCTTGACGTTGCGCGGCGGGCATGACTTCCCCGCGACGGTTGAAGCGGTCCAGGTTACGGGCGCGGGTTGCCAGGATGGGACCGCGTCCCAGACCAACGCCGTCGTTGGTCAGATGAGCGACGTTGCCGTTGATCGATTGATCGACCAGCGCCGAAGCGTTGCCGCCGTTGAAACCCAGCGCCAGGGCCGAGTTATCCCCCTGATTGATGGCGAAGTTGTTATTAACGTTGACGATGCCCCCGTTGTTGATGATTCCGCCGTTGGTGGCGACATCGCCGCGGAAAAAGCGTCCAGGACGTGCGAAGGCGTGGCCGCGCCGAAACAGGAAGTGATCGCAATAGACGTCTCGAAAGAACGGCGTGAAACGGTTGAAACCCACGAACCCGAAGTTCGGTAAAAAGGGGTCGAAGCCACAACCGAAGCCCAGTGAGTTGATCCCGAAGCCCACTCCGATGGAGGTCAGGCCGAATCCCAGGCCGAAGCCCGCGCCCAGGCCGAAATTGCCCGCCACGAACCCAACCCTTCGAAACGGGCTGATTGCTCCCAACGCGAAACCATTGAACGCACAATGGTTGTAGATCGGGCAGAAGCCGACGTTGTAGCTTGGGAAGAACGACCAGGGGATGAAGCCGCGGTTGAAATAGACTGGGTCGTAGAAGTCGCCGAAGTGGTAACCGCCCACAGCGGTCGAGCAAAACAGGTGGTCAACCAGACCAGCAGCAGGCACAACCACGTCGGGGGTATAGACGAAGTGAGCGGGGATCACGTCCACCACTGGCTCAGCCGGGGCGTAGAGTACGCCGCGGTCGGCTAATGGATAATCCCAAAAGCCGTCGTTGTGGATGTACCCCGAAGGAGTGGGGTAATACGCGCCGGGATTCCAAACCCAATCAGGTTGATTCTTGACCCAAACGCCCGGACGCCACACGTAGCGGTCGCCCATCCATTGCCATTCGCCGGGGGCCCAGAAGTGGTTTTCATCTGGTTCGGGAGTGTTGGGACCGTGTTCCAGACTCTCGGGTGGTTCCGGTAGATACTCAATGGGTTGATCGTCGGCCTTGGCCCAGTAGCCCGCGACCCAGCGGAAGCGATCGCCCTCGGCGGTCCAGTAGCCGGGCACCCACTCGCGTCCGGGGGGGATGTCGCGCCAAATGCCGCTGATCCAAATAAACTTGGCGGCGTCCTCGTCCCAGGCCCAATAGCCGGGGATCCATTCGACTTGCTTGCCGTCGGGCTTGATGTCTGGCGGGAGTTCCTCGATCGGCTCGGGTGGAGCGCGGGGCGCGGTGGGACCAGGCCGAGGGTCGTAAAGCACGGGACCTGCGAATGCCTCATGGACGGGCCCCCGTTGTAAAGGAGCAAGGGGGCCGACGTTTTCGGGGGGGGCGAGGTCGGGGTTAGCGTTGGGATTCGAATCAGGTTTGGCGGAATTGGCTCCGGCGTCGGGGTCGGGCACGGGCAAGGCGAGGTTGCCCAACGGATCGGCGGGTGGAGCGGCGTTGGTGTCCTGTTGGTCAGGAGGAGGGGGAATCTGGGCGTCGGCGCGTTCCACTCCCACTCCGTCCGCTGCTGCCATCACGACTCCAAAGAGGAGCCAGGCCATTGTGGTCCCGACGATGTTTCGTGTGCGACGAGGCGCTGCTGAGCATGGTGAAACGGAACCACCGACCTGGTGCTGTCTCGTCGTCTGGCCCATCATGCTGATTCCTCCCGGTCGGTCCACCCCTGCTAAGGGATCATTCGTTGTCGGGGACGACTCGTCCAGTTGCTTCTTCCGAAATCTGCTCGGAATTCCCGTCAAGCAATGCCTCTGGTTCATCCCGACAGTTTGGCTCGATTGGTTCGATTGAGCTGCGTCAGATGGTCGATCCGGAAGGGCACGGCAGAACCCGCGGGGGGAGGGTTGGGAACCAGGCGTTGGGCAAGACGATCGAGCAAGCGATCCAGACCTTCGCCGGTGAGGGCGGAGAGGGAAACCAGTTTGCGTGTGGTTGGCAAATCCTCGGCTCGCCAGTGGGGGGCGAGATCGGCTTTGGTCGCCACGAGCAAGGCGTTGGGATAGGTGTGGAGCAAGGCGAGGTCAAGAGGTTCAAGCGGTTGCGAACTGTCGAGCAGCAGCAGAACCAAGTCGGCCTGCGTTTGGGCGTTGCGAGCGCGGAGGATTCCTTGGGCTTCGAGGTCGTCGGAGGGTTGGTCGCGTAGACCGGCCGTGTCGAACAACGTCATTGGCCAGCCGTCGCAGGCCAACGGAACGGTCAACACGTCTCGGGTCGTTCCCGCCTGTGGGCTAACGATCGCCCGCGCGTGACCCGCCAAGGCGTTCATCAGCGAACTTTTGCCTACGTTGGGACGACCCGCCAGCGCGACGTTCCAGCCTGAAATCAGACGGGAACCGACCTCGAAGCGCTGGAACAGAGTGGCGCGAAGGTCCGCCGCGCAAGCAGGGTCGTCGGCTTCCAAGCGTTCGAGAGAATCTAGGTCTCGATCAAGCGCGCCGAGAGCTTGATCGAGCAGGATCGCGGCGGTTCGTCGAGTGGGGGCGTAAGCGAGGTCGTCATAAGCGTCGGCCTGGATTGTGGTCAGCCCCTGAGTCTCGATCCGCCAGACCCGAGCTGGCACCGGACGGCTTCCCGCCGCTTCCAGGATCGCTTCGACCGCCTGACGCGCCGCGAGTCCCCCGTGCCCCTGAAACTCGACCTGGGAGGGTTGGCAGGGATCATCGTCGAAGCGGATGGCCACCACCTCGTCACCCACCTCCACCCTGTTATGATTATGATTGTGAGTGTCACTGTTGTCGGTGAGACCCGTTGGGGTGGTCGGGGTTGGAGAACGAAATGTTCCAAGACGTCCAAGACGAGGACGGCGCGGTGGCGTAGCCG encodes:
- a CDS encoding RNA polymerase sigma factor, producing the protein MATPMPSVEALGTAESPSPWEEIAALVVRAQAGDRDALNVLILKFEKTVHALCLKKLRDPSEADELAQDVFLQVVRRIHQLRDPERFAGWLKQLTVRMALNRAGRRGLGPQLEADALEVMGEAVTTDPLADLIRGERIDRLRETLEDLKPLDRQILELFYLREMSLNAIAENLDVPVGTVKRRLHVARHRLKDRLIKLNEEVAAETTSQWNRLETLLWDEPVPAPIPARRTVGHSRMGGRVAFDLSLPVLVS
- a CDS encoding GTPase; translation: MDAPLVQTCRHVWLTAPGPGALAVVRLFGPDALSLADRVFRPSRQPERPLSATPPRRPRLGRLGTFRSPTPTTPTGLTDNSDTHNHNHNRVEVGDEVVAIRFDDDPCQPSQVEFQGHGGLAARQAVEAILEAAGSRPVPARVWRIETQGLTTIQADAYDDLAYAPTRRTAAILLDQALGALDRDLDSLERLEADDPACAADLRATLFQRFEVGSRLISGWNVALAGRPNVGKSSLMNALAGHARAIVSPQAGTTRDVLTVPLACDGWPMTLFDTAGLRDQPSDDLEAQGILRARNAQTQADLVLLLLDSSQPLEPLDLALLHTYPNALLVATKADLAPHWRAEDLPTTRKLVSLSALTGEGLDRLLDRLAQRLVPNPPPAGSAVPFRIDHLTQLNRTNRAKLSG
- a CDS encoding cytochrome c, yielding MTRKLRNVAAALAAGFVMVIGAGAATLEEVPSIKEIMGKLNKGPDSLVQSLKKDLEVDPIDWNVVQDKTDEIAKYAGYMPKNEPPQGDKESWAAITKKYAGTAKKLAKAAKEKDLEAVTKAHGTMLKACAKCHMEFKP
- a CDS encoding YXWGXW repeat-containing protein produces the protein MAAADGVGVERADAQIPPPPDQQDTNAAPPADPLGNLALPVPDPDAGANSAKPDSNPNANPDLAPPENVGPLAPLQRGPVHEAFAGPVLYDPRPGPTAPRAPPEPIEELPPDIKPDGKQVEWIPGYWAWDEDAAKFIWISGIWRDIPPGREWVPGYWTAEGDRFRWVAGYWAKADDQPIEYLPEPPESLEHGPNTPEPDENHFWAPGEWQWMGDRYVWRPGVWVKNQPDWVWNPGAYYPTPSGYIHNDGFWDYPLADRGVLYAPAEPVVDVIPAHFVYTPDVVVPAAGLVDHLFCSTAVGGYHFGDFYDPVYFNRGFIPWSFFPSYNVGFCPIYNHCAFNGFALGAISPFRRVGFVAGNFGLGAGFGLGFGLTSIGVGFGINSLGFGCGFDPFLPNFGFVGFNRFTPFFRDVYCDHFLFRRGHAFARPGRFFRGDVATNGGIINNGGIVNVNNNFAINQGDNSALALGFNGGNASALVDQSINGNVAHLTNDGVGLGRGPILATRARNLDRFNRRGEVMPAAQRQALRERAAQLREFATQRERIETVAGGFGRNPLADLNLNNEGVSVRGNQETSPLRGAALRGLAPRRVERPASPISARTRPQLPLNTTTPRLSSVDPNSPTAVDQAGNRSSNNDALPATNQLGRRTVGAIADSDRRGPRSWRELASNRAVATERSSPATPTNRPTAANSNTNTNTNANRPNPPLTNRRPVVPGPAPSLGNRPRVPVGDRLPALTNRTNPNPPRSATSTAADSPPSNPNRANPPTTSTPPARRVVRGQSPISTPPPLNRPNNAATTQPAVANPRPTVIESRPLTTPRLDNRPRVPSQSPSSGLGPRPTPPNRPTIVDGPSGGSRASQPNLAPSENRPAPPLNRPTPAITQPRPPRVNALAGEANRQANQVPPSRPTPLPPAPNRSNPTNSGRTTIITGPSVGRASAPPNRPTPLPPALNRSNPTNSGRTTVIQGGGSPSGLSGRPSAMIPNRPASPATANRPVFTPPALNRPNAAASPRPAPIMRPTGPPVGVNRPATGANFRPPAAGGGVIRPRIMDGARPGVGAGLGAPGNRSVIGNSRGAAANLRGGRG